A segment of the Fibrobacter succinogenes subsp. succinogenes S85 genome:
TTGTGATGATCAGTACTGACAAGGCGGTGAACCCGACTAACGTTATGGGTGCATCTAAACGTTGCTGCGAAATGATTGTTCGCTTCATGTCCATGCAAAAGGAAAGTAACACGGAATTCGTCGTGACTCGCTTTGGCAATGTGCTCGGTAGTAACGGTAGTGTGATTCCGCTGTTTAAGCGCCAGATTGAACAGGGTAAGCCTGTGACGGTTACGCATCCAGAAATCATCCGCTACTTCATGACCATTCCTGAAGCGGTGAGTCTTGTGCTTGAAGCCGCTAGTATCGCTCAAGGTGGTGAAATCTTTGTGCTTGACATGGGCATGCCAGTAAAGATTGTAACGCTTGCAGAAAACTTGATCCGTATGTATGGCAAGGTGCCGTACAAGGATGTTCCTATCAAGTTCACTGGACTTCGTCCGGGTGAAAAGATTAAGGAAGAGCTTTTGATGAACGAAGAAGGCTTGAAGAAGACTAAGAACAAGCTTATCTTCATTGGAAAGCAGATTGACATTGACACTTCCAAGTTCATTAACGAACTCTGGAAACTCAAGAGCGCAGCATCTGAAAACAATGACGAAATCGCCATTAACGCTCTACACGAAATTGTTCCTACGTTCACGACTCCAGAAAAGTTCAACAGCACGATTTTGAAGAAGTCTGAACCTGTAGAACAGAAGAATTAAATCAACAACGACAAACACAAAGAAGGACAAAATATGAAAAAAATCATTGCTCTTAGTTTGTTATCCAGTTCTCTAGCCTTTTCTCAGGTTGGTATGCTGGGTGGCTCGGAGGGGTTGCACGAAGTTAATGCGAAAACCCTTGGTCAATGGCAAATCAATCTTGGCGCCAGCGGGAATATCACGTTTGGCTCCTGGGGCTTGTCACGCGGTGGTATCTATGAAGTGAATGGGAAAAGGTATTCCTTCAATGATGCTGACGCTTCCCTTTCGGGTAACCTATTCGTTGCAGTTGGTGTTTTGGACTTCATTGATGTAGGCGCGTCTCTGCCGCTTTACTACGAACATGCCAATTCCCAGTGGGGTGGTAAGGCTAACATGTGGACGACAAGCCGCGGTGACTTGAATCTCTTTACCAAGATTGGTCTCCCGTTTGCATCGGTTGGTGTATTCGACATGGCTCTCATGCTTGACCTTTATGTTCCGACTGGCGAACCGAATGCCGGTGTGCGCCCCCGCCATGCTTGGTACCTGAATGGTAGCAGCTACACGCACCCGTTCACTGCCGATAGATGGGCTTTTGGTGCTGGTCTTGCGTTGTCGTTTGACTTCAACAAGATTGGAGCACCGATTTCTTGGAACTTGGCTGCAAGCTATGTTGCTCTGGCCAGCTACTCCAGAACGCAAACTCTCGTCTATAACACGGGCGTGAACTGGAATGCAGCAAGCTGGTTGACTCCGTTCCTTGAATTCTCTGCAGAAATGCGTTTGCAGAAGGTGGGACGCTATAAGGTTGATCCGCTTGTAGATCCGATGCTCCTCACTCCGGGTGTCCGTTTCCACTTCCCGCATAATATTGATTTCGCTTTGGGCGTAGACTTTGCTCTCCGTTTCTTCCAGAGTGGCGCCAGTCACAGGGCTGATATCGAATATGGTAAGAATCATACCATCTACTACGAGGGTGAAAGAGGCGTGAAAGCGACTTACGGTTACGTAGGTTCTCCGCTCTTTGCTGGTTCTGCTCTCGTCAGTGTCAAATTTGATGCCGCTGGCAAATCTGAAGATTCCGATGGCGATGGCATCCCGGATAATGAAGACAAGTGCGCCCGTACTGAAAAGGGCGTTAAGGTTGATGCCGAAGGCTGCCCGGTTGAAGATGCTGCAAAGATTGCTCGCGATAGAGCTATTGCCGATTCCCTTGCCCGCGTTGATTCCGACAAGGATGGCATTGCTGATGTTAACGACAGATGTCCGAATACTGTTGCTGGTATTTCTGTGGATTCCTTGGGCTGTATGCTTGACTTTGACAAGGACGGTGTTGCTGATAATCTTGACCAGTGTCCGAATACCCCGTCTGGCGTTCCTGTAAATTCTACGGGTTGCGCAATGGACTTTGACAAGGACGGCGTTGCAGACTATCTCGACAAGTGTCCGAATACTCCGGCAGGTGTCGAAGTTGGTTCCAACGGTTGCTTGCTTGATACCGATAAGGACGGCATTGCCGATTTCAAGGACAAGTGTCCGGGTACTCCGTCTGGCCATGTTGTAGACTCTCTCGGTTGCTTGCCGGACTTTGATAAGGATGGCGTTCCTGACGTTCTTGACAAGTGCCCGAATACGCTTCCGGGTGTCCGTGTTGACCAGAATGGTTGCCCGCTCAACAAGAAGGAAGACCTTGACCAGCTCAAGAAGGGTATCAACTTCAAGACTGCTTCTGCAAGACTTACCAAGAGCAGCTACGGCACTCTCGATGATATTGCTGAACTCATGATCAAGATTCCGGAAGCAAACCTTGAAGTTCAGGGACATACCGATAACAAGGGTTCTGAAAAGAGAAACAAGAAACTCTCTGAAGATCGCGCAGCCGCTGTGGTCAAGTACCTCGTGAAGAAGGGTGTTGCCAAGGATCGTCTCCGCGCTGCAGGTTACGGCAGTGAAAAGCCGATTGCAGACAACACAGACGCTGCTGGTAGAGCCCAGAATCGCCGTGTTGAACTTGTTCCTTTCTCCAAGTAAAACGAACAAGTGAAGCACAATCATTAAATCATTAATGTCTAACGCACTAACAGGTAATACTGGATAGTGCGTTAGTCTTTTTTTCAACTGACAAAACGTAAAAAAAAAGTTATTTTAAAGGCAACTGAATCGGATAGTCCAAAAGACTCCGTTTGAAAAATTCTAGGGAAATATATGTCTGAAAAAGAAGAACAGAAGGTCATCAGTCAACCGACTGCTATCCAAGTTCCCCAAAATGCCAATACAATTACGTTGCTGGAGGCTTTGGAAATCCTCTGGGACAAAAAGTTTATCTTAGCATTGTTCCTCATTGTCGGAGGTGCGGTTGGCTATTGTGTTGCCAATTGGCTCCGTCCCCAATACACAAGCGATGTCTTGCTGCAAATTGATGTGAAAGGAGGTAAGTCCGGTAAAGCTATCGGCGATATGGGCGCACTCCTTGATGTTGCAAGCCCTGCCGATGCAGAAATAGAACTTCTCAAGAGTCGTATGATTCTGAGCTATGTCGTCGATGTGGAACATCTTTGTTTTCAGGCAACACCTATCGGTGCCGCCGACCGATTCCTGCACCATGAAGGTCGCATGGATCTTGATTCTCTCTATATTCCACAAATCGCTCGTGCCGAAAAGTGGATGGCAAGGGTGACGGGTGATGATACCTATGAAGTTATTTCTCCTGAAGAACAGGTGATTTTAGAAGGCAAGGTCGGTGAGATGCACCGTGCTGCTTATGCCGGTGATACTTTCGATATTCAGGTGTCCCGCATGCTTGCTCAGCCGGAACAGATGTTCATCCTTTCGCAGATAAGCGATCTTGGTGCCATGGGCGCTTTGAAAGCAAGCCTCAAGGTGGCTGAAAAAGGCAAGCAGACTGGTATTATTGAAGCAAGCTACAATCACCGCTATCCGGATAGAGCAGCCGCTATCCTGAACACGATCGCAAAGACTTACTTGCGCCAAAATGTTGAAATGCGTAGTGCCGAAGCCGCTAAGACTCTCGAATTCTTGGAAAAGCAGCTCCCTGGTGTGAAGGCTAAACTTGACAGTGTCGAAAAGATTTTAGCCGATTACCGTTACAGCATCGGGTCTGTGGACATGACGGGCGAAACGCACGCTCACTTGAACAAGGAAAGTGAAATCCAGAGACAAATTTTGGATTTGGAACAGCAGAAACAAGCTGCCATGCGTTTGTTTAAGGAAGAACATCCGAGCGTTCAGACGCTCATTCGTCAGCAGAATCGTTTGAGGGCTGAACTTGCCAAGTTGAAAAAAACGGCTGAAAAAATGCCTTTGACGCAACAGGAAGTCGCTCGTTTGAAGGAAGATGTGGCGGTCAATAATGAAATTTATACGACTATGTTGAATAACATTCAGCAGTTGCGTGTTGTGCGTGCTGGTGAAGTAGGCAATGTCCGTATAGTTGACTTCGCGCAGATTAACGGAGCTCCGAGCAAGCCGAAGAAGATGAATATCATTATTTGCTCTGTGGCTGCTTCGTTTATGCTTGGAGTTCTCTTGGTATTCCTCTTGCGCATGATGCATAATGGTGTTCGCAGTGTTACGGAAATTGAACGTGAAACGAATACAAGCGTGCTTGCAAAGGTTCCTCAAAATCCTGATACCGGCTTGAACTTGAAATTTAGAAAGACAAGAAAAACTCATGTCCAAACAGATCCTGACGATCCTCTTAGCGAATCGATTCGATCCATTCTTACGGCGATTGATTTCTCTTTCAATATGAATAAGGAACATCAGGTGATTATGGTTTCTGGTATTATGCCTGGTGTCGGTAAGAGCTTTATCTCGACGAACCTCGCTGCTACTTTTGCGATGGTCGGTAAGAAGACCTTGTTTATTGATGCTGATATGAGAAAGGCCACGTGCCGCTTTACGAAGGTTGGACTTGTCGATGTTCTTATGGGTAAGGTTGCTTTTGATAATGCAAAAATCACTAGTCCGAACCTTCCAAATCTAGATATCCTGGAATCTGGCAAGTTTACGCTTTCTGCATTTGAACTATTGCGTGGTGACATGCTTAAGAAGTTGATTGACGAAATTCGTCCGCAGTACGATGCCATTATTATTGATACTCCGCCGACGAATTTGGTGACTGATGCATACATGATTTGCCCGTTGATCGATTTTGCACTCGTTGTGTTGCATTATGGTCGCCATTCTATGGATTCTATTAAGGAATCCTTACATACCTTGGAACGCTATTGTGATAAGCCTAAAGCCTTTGTCTTGAACCATTGCGAACACAGACACGGTTACGGTTACGGTTACGGTTACGGTTACTACGGTAGCAAATCTAAAAAGCATAAAAATTAGCAATATATCTTAGTAACGGGCAATGCTCGTGAAGTACAAGATCCCGCTTCACTAAGTGAAGCGGGATCTTTTTTATCTATTGCGCCGGGAAATGACAATTAGTCAATATTTTTTTGTATTGGGGTATCCGTTTTTCCGTAAAATAATGGATTTTTAGAGAGTAATGAACTACGCACTTTGAAATGCGCCGAGACAAGGGGTTGAGATATTGAAGAGTAAACTGATTTTTGTTGCAACAGCAGTTGCATTCGCTTGCGGCGCCACCTACGCCCAGACGAAGGTCGTTGTGGACCCGGGCAAAAAATACCAGCTTTTTGAAGGCTGGGGGACAAGTCTTTGTTGGTGGGCAGAACTCGCCGGCGGCTGGGATAAGGCGAACTACACAAAACTTTTAGGTGCAGTGGCTGACCCGGACACGGGTCTTGGCTACAATATTTTCCGCTACAACATTGGTGGAGGCGATCAGCCCGGTCATAACCATTTGACCAAAGGCGATGGGGGGGCCGCGGTTCCCGGCTTCAAGCCGACCGAAAAAGGCGATTACGACTGGACGGCAGACCCAAACCAGCGCAACATCGCATTTGCTCTTGCAAAAATGGCGAAAGACCCGATTTTTGAAGCGTTCTCTAATTCCCCTCCGTGGTGGATGACTAACAGCGGTTGCGTTTCGGGCGGCGTCAATGGCGCCGACAATCTCAAGTCCGATTACTTTGATGATTTTGCCGATTACCTCTCTGAAGTCGCTAAGCACTTCAAGGAAGAGTGGGGTATCACGTTCCGCACGATTGAACCGTTCAACGAGCCAAGTGCAGGCTGGTGGAAAGCTAACGGTGACCAGGAAGGCTGTGGCTTCAAGAATAAGCAATCTGAAATGATTGTGGAACTCGGCAAGGCGCTCAAAGCGAAGGGGCTATTCCCTGAAACTTCTGTAAGTGCAGCCGATGAATCAAACATTGGCGATGCTTTGGCGCGTTTCAATAGCTATAGTGCCGAAGCACGTTCTTACATGTTTCAAGTGAATACGCATAGCTATTCTGGCTACGATTCCCGAGCCAAGCTTTATAATGCAGCTTTTGCCGCCGACAAGCGCGTTTGGCAATCCGAATCGGGACCGCTCCACCGCAGTGGAAGTCTCGATATTACGCTTTGGATGGCGGATGTGATTTTGCATGACCTTCGCGATATGCATGCTAGCGCTTGGGTCGATTGGCAACTTTCAGACCCTGCTGAAAATTGGCGCACCATTGCTGTTGACCATAAAAAGCAGACATTCTCTTATGCGCCGCGATTCTATATGCATGCTGCGTTTAGCCGTGCTATTCGACCGGGTTCTCGTTTTATCGATAGCGACAACAGCAACACGCTTGCCGCCATTCGCGAAGATAGCTCGCTTGTACTCGTAGTGCTGAATACAGGCGCTAGCGATGCAAAGTACACATTCGACTTGAGCAAGTTCACAACGATTGGCAATAAGGCTAAGGTTCACCGCTTTACGCTACCGGCAGCACTCAAAGCTGATTCTGATATTGACGTTACGAACAACGCCATTACGGTCACGGCGGGGGCTCAATCTATCGTAACCATGGTTATTGAAAATGCCACCGGCGGCTCGTGCGAAGCTAGTACAATCATTCCGTATGCCAAGATTCACAATGGCGGTTGGAACGAGACTACCGAAGTCAAGGTAAATCCAGGTGATTCACTTGTGATTGGTCCGCATCCGTATGACGGCGGACGCTGGACTTGGAAAGGCCCGAATGACTTCTATTATTTGGGTCGTGAAGTGCGCTTCAAGAATATGCAATGGCAGAGTAGCGGCGTTTACACAGGAACGTACGTGAATCCGTATGGCTGCGAAAGTACGGTTGATATCAAGGTCATCGTTGATGATCCGGAGCATCCGTATGTAGAACCGGAAAAACCGGATTCAGGCAAGGTGAATATTTCACCGAGAGTCGTGCAAGGTGCTGGGAAAATTTCGGTCACGAGAAGCGGGGGAGACCTCCTTGTGAACGCCGGGAATGCAGCGAGGAATGTCGCGCAGTCTGGGATGTCCTCGCTGTCTGTGAATGCGCCGCTACAGCTCACGATTCACGACTTGCAAGGTGTACTCCTGATGCGTCGCTCCATTGATGGTTCTGCAGTTGTGCCTGTCGCGCACTTGGCAAAAACGCCGTATATTGTACGAATCAAGAGCGCAGGAAAGACCGTTTATCAGAAGAAATTCAAATAAATTTTAGAAATCCTCGCGAATGCGAGGATTCTCTTTTTGCGTTGAACTTTACGAATGCTTGTGGTGGAGCTTGTTCGCGAAGCTACGACATTTGGCGATTTCGCGTGAGGAGAGTTCTTTGTTCTTGAGGGTACCGCCTTTTTGCAACACGCCTGCAATCTTAAATCCGCTCCAGCAAAGAACTTCCTTGAGTGCGCGAACAGTACCTGCGGATTGTTTAAAGAGAATGTTAAACGGCCATGGGGTAGAGCAGGTGGTGATAATGACCGCCTTTTTGTCTTTAAGAAGCGGAATGGGGTACCCGCTTTCGCTATGGTCCATCATGCCATAAACCCAGCGGTCAAAAAGCATTTTGAGTTGCCCCGTCATATTGCCCCAATAGCACGGCGAACCAACAATGAGAGCATCACAATCTTGCACGAGATGCAAAACTTGCTTGGCGTCGTCATCGGGCATAACACAATCATGTGTGCTACGGCATTTCATGCAGCCGATGCACGGGCGGAATTGCAATTTGCAAACATCGACGTAAAGGACTCTGTCTCCACAAGCCAGCAGTTCATTGCGGACAATTCCAAGCATTTGGCTGATATTGCTATTTGGGCGAGGGCTTGCGTTCAAGATAACATACTTCAATTTCAGACTCCTTAATAAATTCATAAAAGCTATTCGAGATTGCCGCGCTTCTGCGACGTTCGCAATGACGTATTTTGCATGTGCTTTCTAAGCTTTTACTTATTAAACACCTAAGGAGCGGAAATGTGTTACTATAAAAAATCCCGAACGCTTTTTGAACGTTCGGGAGATTTTTTTTTGATCCTTCGACTTCGCTCAGGATGACAAGCCCTTACTTGAACAGATTCTTCATCTTCTCAAGGAACGATTCTTCCTGGGCGGTTTCCTTGTCCTTGCGGAGTTCAGCGAGCTTCTGGTAAAGCTCCTTCTCTTCGCGGGAGATGTCCTTCGGAATGTCCACGCCAATTTGCACGTAGAGACTTCCACGGTCACCCTGTTTCTTGAGAGGCCACAAGCCCTGATCGCGCAGACGGAGAACGCTGCCAGCCTGAGTGCCAGCGGCGATCTTGATCTGGATTTCATCACCGCTGATGGTCGGGATGCGCTGCGTACCGCCAAGAACCAGCTTGTGGACTGGAACCT
Coding sequences within it:
- a CDS encoding polysaccharide biosynthesis tyrosine autokinase, producing the protein MSEKEEQKVISQPTAIQVPQNANTITLLEALEILWDKKFILALFLIVGGAVGYCVANWLRPQYTSDVLLQIDVKGGKSGKAIGDMGALLDVASPADAEIELLKSRMILSYVVDVEHLCFQATPIGAADRFLHHEGRMDLDSLYIPQIARAEKWMARVTGDDTYEVISPEEQVILEGKVGEMHRAAYAGDTFDIQVSRMLAQPEQMFILSQISDLGAMGALKASLKVAEKGKQTGIIEASYNHRYPDRAAAILNTIAKTYLRQNVEMRSAEAAKTLEFLEKQLPGVKAKLDSVEKILADYRYSIGSVDMTGETHAHLNKESEIQRQILDLEQQKQAAMRLFKEEHPSVQTLIRQQNRLRAELAKLKKTAEKMPLTQQEVARLKEDVAVNNEIYTTMLNNIQQLRVVRAGEVGNVRIVDFAQINGAPSKPKKMNIIICSVAASFMLGVLLVFLLRMMHNGVRSVTEIERETNTSVLAKVPQNPDTGLNLKFRKTRKTHVQTDPDDPLSESIRSILTAIDFSFNMNKEHQVIMVSGIMPGVGKSFISTNLAATFAMVGKKTLFIDADMRKATCRFTKVGLVDVLMGKVAFDNAKITSPNLPNLDILESGKFTLSAFELLRGDMLKKLIDEIRPQYDAIIIDTPPTNLVTDAYMICPLIDFALVVLHYGRHSMDSIKESLHTLERYCDKPKAFVLNHCEHRHGYGYGYGYGYYGSKSKKHKN
- a CDS encoding glycoside hydrolase; amino-acid sequence: MKSKLIFVATAVAFACGATYAQTKVVVDPGKKYQLFEGWGTSLCWWAELAGGWDKANYTKLLGAVADPDTGLGYNIFRYNIGGGDQPGHNHLTKGDGGAAVPGFKPTEKGDYDWTADPNQRNIAFALAKMAKDPIFEAFSNSPPWWMTNSGCVSGGVNGADNLKSDYFDDFADYLSEVAKHFKEEWGITFRTIEPFNEPSAGWWKANGDQEGCGFKNKQSEMIVELGKALKAKGLFPETSVSAADESNIGDALARFNSYSAEARSYMFQVNTHSYSGYDSRAKLYNAAFAADKRVWQSESGPLHRSGSLDITLWMADVILHDLRDMHASAWVDWQLSDPAENWRTIAVDHKKQTFSYAPRFYMHAAFSRAIRPGSRFIDSDNSNTLAAIREDSSLVLVVLNTGASDAKYTFDLSKFTTIGNKAKVHRFTLPAALKADSDIDVTNNAITVTAGAQSIVTMVIENATGGSCEASTIIPYAKIHNGGWNETTEVKVNPGDSLVIGPHPYDGGRWTWKGPNDFYYLGREVRFKNMQWQSSGVYTGTYVNPYGCESTVDIKVIVDDPEHPYVEPEKPDSGKVNISPRVVQGAGKISVTRSGGDLLVNAGNAARNVAQSGMSSLSVNAPLQLTIHDLQGVLLMRRSIDGSAVVPVAHLAKTPYIVRIKSAGKTVYQKKFK
- a CDS encoding OmpA family protein, with product MKKIIALSLLSSSLAFSQVGMLGGSEGLHEVNAKTLGQWQINLGASGNITFGSWGLSRGGIYEVNGKRYSFNDADASLSGNLFVAVGVLDFIDVGASLPLYYEHANSQWGGKANMWTTSRGDLNLFTKIGLPFASVGVFDMALMLDLYVPTGEPNAGVRPRHAWYLNGSSYTHPFTADRWAFGAGLALSFDFNKIGAPISWNLAASYVALASYSRTQTLVYNTGVNWNAASWLTPFLEFSAEMRLQKVGRYKVDPLVDPMLLTPGVRFHFPHNIDFALGVDFALRFFQSGASHRADIEYGKNHTIYYEGERGVKATYGYVGSPLFAGSALVSVKFDAAGKSEDSDGDGIPDNEDKCARTEKGVKVDAEGCPVEDAAKIARDRAIADSLARVDSDKDGIADVNDRCPNTVAGISVDSLGCMLDFDKDGVADNLDQCPNTPSGVPVNSTGCAMDFDKDGVADYLDKCPNTPAGVEVGSNGCLLDTDKDGIADFKDKCPGTPSGHVVDSLGCLPDFDKDGVPDVLDKCPNTLPGVRVDQNGCPLNKKEDLDQLKKGINFKTASARLTKSSYGTLDDIAELMIKIPEANLEVQGHTDNKGSEKRNKKLSEDRAAAVVKYLVKKGVAKDRLRAAGYGSEKPIADNTDAAGRAQNRRVELVPFSK
- a CDS encoding flavodoxin family protein produces the protein MKYVILNASPRPNSNISQMLGIVRNELLACGDRVLYVDVCKLQFRPCIGCMKCRSTHDCVMPDDDAKQVLHLVQDCDALIVGSPCYWGNMTGQLKMLFDRWVYGMMDHSESGYPIPLLKDKKAVIITTCSTPWPFNILFKQSAGTVRALKEVLCWSGFKIAGVLQKGGTLKNKELSSREIAKCRSFANKLHHKHS